Proteins encoded within one genomic window of Corvus hawaiiensis isolate bCorHaw1 chromosome 9, bCorHaw1.pri.cur, whole genome shotgun sequence:
- the SOAT1 gene encoding sterol O-acyltransferase 1 yields MAGDDCVRKRQSGSTATCKTPENEETQRRPESERSFQNSSNGWVDVDHVITRKMQLIAEAEQLKPAFMKEVDSHFTEFVNSLVAKSALLDSSSPASLFPASCAEKELHKAKNSRAPPEHGKIFTARRSLLDELFEVSHIRTIYHMFIALLIVFILSTLLVDFIDEGRLVLGFDLLVFVFGKFPIVFCTWLCMFGATVVVPYNLFVWWAQGYSSSSHRAIHSFFYGMLFTLFQIAGLGFGPTYVAVSYALPPASRFIVILEQVRLVMKGHSFIRENVPRVLSSVKDKSGTVHIPRISQYLYFLFAPTLIYRDNYPRNPTIRWGYVATKFAQVLGSLFYAYYIFVRLCIPQFRNSSQETFNLRGLVLCIFNSILPGVLILFLVFFAFLHCWLNAFAEMLRFADRMFYKDWWNSTSYANYYRTWNVVVHDWLYYYAYRDFLWFFGKKFRAAAMLSVFTVSAAVHEYVLSICFGFFYPVLFCLFTCFGVVFNFTLNDRRKGPFWNVIMWTSLFLGQGVIICLYSQEWYARQYCPTENPTFLDYLKPRSWSCHMKM; encoded by the exons GCTGGGTTGATGTTGACCACGTGATAACGAGGAAAATGCAGCTAATAGCAGAAGCTGAG CAACTGAAGCCAGCTTTCATGAAGGAGGTGGACAGTCACTTCACAGAGTTTGTGAACAGTTTGGTGGCAAAATCAGCACTCCTGGACTCCTCATCTCCAGcctcccttttcccagcttcCTGTGCCGAGAAGGAACTGCACAAAGCCAA GAATTCGAGGGCCCCTCCAGAACATGGGAAAATCTTTACTGCCAGGAGGTCTCTCTTGGA TGAGCTGTTTGAAGTGAGTCACATCAGGACAATCTACCACATGTTCATCGCTCTTCTTATTGTCTTCATCCTCAGTACACTTCTAGTAGACTTCATTGATGAAGGAAG GCTGGTCCTTGGATTTGATCTCCTGGTCTTTGTTTTTGGAAAGTTCCCCATTGTCTTCTGTACTTGGCTGTGCATGTTCGGTGCCACAGTAGTTGTTCCATACAACCTTTTTGTCTGGTGGGCCCAAGGCTACTCCAGTTCCTCCCATCGTGCAATCCACTCTTTCTTCTACGGGATGCTGTTCACACTCTTCCAAATAGCTGGGCTTGGGTTTGGACCAACCTATGTTGCTGTGTCCTATGCCCTGCCTCCAGCTTCCCGCTTCATTGTAATACTGGAACAG GTTCGTCTTGTCATGAAGGGTCATTCCTTCATCCGGGAGAACGTACCCAGAGTGCTGTCCTCGGTAAAGGACAAGTCTG gCACAGTACATATTCCCAGAATTTCTCAGTACCTGTACTTCCTCTTTGCTCCCACCCTCATCTACAGAGACAACTATCCCAG GAATCCCACGATAAGATGGGGCTATGTGGCCACCAAGTTTGCACAG GTGCTTGGTTCACTTTTCTATGCCTACTACATCTTTGTGCGACTCTGCATTCCTCAGTTTCGCAACAGCAGTCAGGAAACCTTCAACCTCCGAGGGCTGGTTCTCTGCATCTTCAACTCCATCCTGCCAG GTGTGCTGATTCTCTTCCTGGTGTTCTTTGCATTCCTTCACTGTTGGCTCAACGCGTTTGCCGAGATGCTGCGCTTCGCAGACAGGATGTTCTAcaag GACTGGTGGAATTCCACGTCCTATGCAAACTACTACAGAACCTGGAACGTGGTAGTACATGACTGGCTCTATTACTATGCCTACAGGGACTTCCTTTGG ttttttggaaagaagttcagagcagcagccaTGCTGTCTGTCTTCACCGTGTCAGCTGCTGTGCACGAGTACGTCCTCAGCATCTGCTTTGGCTTCTTCTATCCGGTTCTCTTCTGCTTGTTTACGTGCTTTGGAG TGGTCTTCAACTTCACCCTTAATGACCGTCGGAAAGGGCCCTTCTGGAATGTGATCATGTGGACTTCCCTCTTCCTGGGCCAAGGTGTCATCATCTGCCTCTACAGCCAGGAGTGGTATGCCCGCCAGTACTGCCCCACAGAAAAC CCCACATTCCTGGACTACTTAAAGCCACGCTCGTGGTCGTGTCATATGAAGATGTGA